One window of Saccharopolyspora phatthalungensis genomic DNA carries:
- a CDS encoding M20 family metallopeptidase, translated as MNQPAKPDDSYLRAVSAATERAVGAAEPIRSEFAGADESLRADVERWLDGHTEDLVALSRDLHAHPEEAFAEHRSVARAAELLRRYGHDAEVGVGGLDTALRAGVGGGRPHVAVLAEYDALPGIGHGCGHNIICSAAVGGFLGAAIAVPATGGRVSLFGTPAEEGGGGKEHLARAGLFDDVDAVVMLHPFSHDIAAHPFLGRRQVEVVFHGVAAHAAAQPFMGRNALDAVVATYQGVSAMRQHMPSTDRVHGIITDGGKRPNVVPDRAAALFYVRSAEPGSLRDLATRIEAIAHGAASMTGCGVELRWDNNPAYLPIRHNDALGARWARHQARRGRKALPRGVVPEHLTGSTDLGNLSYRLPAIHPMIGLGDSNLSLHTAEFAAAAGSPAGDLAVLDGAIGLALTAVDYLADADLRDAARAEFEAAGGALDIATYLG; from the coding sequence GTGAACCAGCCAGCAAAGCCGGACGACTCCTACCTCCGCGCCGTCTCCGCGGCGACCGAGCGGGCGGTGGGCGCGGCCGAGCCGATCCGCTCCGAGTTCGCGGGCGCCGACGAGTCGTTGCGCGCCGACGTCGAGCGGTGGCTGGATGGGCACACCGAGGATCTCGTTGCGCTGAGCCGGGATCTGCACGCGCACCCGGAGGAGGCGTTCGCCGAGCACCGGTCCGTCGCGCGGGCCGCCGAGCTGCTGCGGCGGTACGGGCATGACGCCGAGGTGGGTGTCGGCGGGTTGGACACCGCGCTGCGCGCCGGGGTCGGTGGCGGGCGCCCGCACGTCGCGGTGCTGGCGGAATACGACGCGCTGCCCGGGATCGGGCACGGCTGCGGGCACAACATCATTTGTTCGGCGGCGGTCGGCGGATTCCTGGGCGCGGCCATCGCGGTGCCCGCCACCGGCGGTCGGGTGAGCTTGTTCGGCACCCCGGCCGAGGAGGGCGGCGGGGGCAAGGAACACCTCGCCAGGGCGGGGCTTTTCGATGACGTCGACGCGGTTGTGATGCTGCACCCGTTCTCCCATGACATCGCCGCCCATCCGTTCCTGGGACGGCGCCAGGTCGAGGTGGTGTTCCACGGTGTGGCCGCGCACGCCGCCGCGCAGCCGTTCATGGGCCGCAACGCCCTCGACGCGGTCGTAGCGACATACCAGGGTGTTTCGGCGATGCGGCAGCACATGCCGTCGACCGACCGGGTGCATGGGATCATCACCGACGGCGGCAAGCGCCCCAACGTCGTGCCGGATCGCGCGGCGGCGCTGTTCTACGTGCGCTCCGCCGAACCGGGCTCGTTGCGGGACCTGGCGACCCGGATCGAAGCGATCGCGCACGGCGCCGCATCGATGACGGGCTGCGGGGTGGAGCTGCGCTGGGACAACAACCCCGCCTACCTGCCGATCCGGCACAACGACGCGCTCGGGGCCCGCTGGGCCCGGCACCAGGCCCGCCGGGGCCGGAAAGCCCTGCCGCGCGGTGTGGTGCCGGAGCACCTCACCGGCTCGACGGACCTCGGCAACCTCAGCTACCGGCTCCCGGCCATCCACCCGATGATCGGCCTGGGCGATTCGAACCTCTCCCTGCATACCGCGGAGTTCGCCGCCGCGGCAGGCTCGCCGGCAGGTGATCTGGCGGTCCTCGACGGCGCGATCGGCCTCGCCCTGACCGCGGTGGACTACCTGGCCGACGCCGATCTCCGCGACGCGGCACGCGCGGAGTTCGAAGCCGCGGGTGGCGCCCTGGACATCGCCACCTACTTGGGCTGA
- the lpdA gene encoding dihydrolipoyl dehydrogenase, which produces MQEFDLLVVGGGPGGYVAAIRAAQRGLSVGVVEKERPGGVCLNWGCIPTKAMLRSAHVYETVLHAADFGVNVENVSLDYDAITRRKNSVVKGLTDGVAGLLKTNGVTVLNGHARFTGPTTVDVYATGESPLGADGPRYAAEPAGAQPIEQAKARDVIIATGSVPVQLPLPGADLPGVITSDGAFGLTEVPKRIAIIGGSAVGAEWATLFATLGSEVSIIEMQKTLVPAEDVEVGKALGRSFGKRGIKVLTDATVSRIDQGADGLQVTVDGAKPQRIDADVVLVGVGRKPNTANLDLDKAGVATSERGFIAVDDKLRTNVEHVYAIGDVTGKALLAHVASHQGVVAAETIAGHHAAIDYNVIPAATFTHPEIASVGLTEAQAVEAGHEVVAAKFPFAALGRAQSYGDTEGFLKIVAGKKYGEVLGVHIIGPSASDLITEGALAMALEATLDELAETIHAHPTLGEIGMEAAMAALGLPIHVAPPKKR; this is translated from the coding sequence GTGCAGGAGTTCGACCTTCTCGTGGTGGGCGGCGGTCCCGGCGGATACGTCGCCGCGATCCGGGCCGCACAGCGTGGCCTTTCGGTCGGCGTGGTGGAAAAGGAGCGGCCCGGCGGGGTCTGCCTGAACTGGGGCTGCATCCCGACCAAGGCGATGCTGCGCTCGGCCCACGTGTACGAAACCGTGCTGCACGCGGCCGATTTCGGGGTGAACGTGGAGAACGTCAGCCTCGACTACGACGCGATCACGCGCCGGAAGAACAGCGTCGTCAAGGGCCTGACCGACGGGGTCGCGGGCCTGCTGAAGACCAACGGCGTCACCGTGCTCAACGGCCACGCCCGGTTCACCGGCCCGACCACGGTGGACGTGTACGCCACCGGCGAGTCGCCGCTGGGCGCCGACGGCCCGCGCTACGCCGCCGAACCGGCCGGCGCGCAGCCGATCGAGCAGGCCAAGGCTCGCGACGTCATCATCGCCACCGGCTCGGTCCCCGTGCAGCTGCCGCTGCCCGGCGCGGACCTGCCCGGCGTGATCACCTCCGACGGCGCCTTCGGGCTTACCGAGGTGCCCAAGCGCATCGCGATCATCGGGGGCAGCGCGGTCGGCGCGGAGTGGGCGACCCTGTTCGCCACCCTCGGCAGCGAGGTCAGCATCATCGAGATGCAGAAGACCCTGGTGCCCGCCGAGGACGTCGAGGTCGGCAAGGCGCTGGGCCGCTCGTTCGGCAAGCGCGGCATCAAGGTGCTCACCGACGCGACCGTGTCCCGGATCGACCAGGGTGCCGACGGCCTGCAGGTCACCGTGGACGGTGCCAAGCCGCAGCGGATCGACGCGGACGTGGTCCTGGTCGGCGTCGGCCGCAAGCCGAACACCGCGAACCTGGACCTGGACAAGGCCGGCGTCGCCACCAGCGAGCGTGGCTTCATCGCCGTGGACGACAAGCTGCGCACCAACGTCGAGCACGTCTACGCGATCGGCGACGTCACCGGCAAGGCGCTGCTCGCGCACGTCGCATCGCACCAGGGCGTGGTCGCCGCCGAGACCATCGCCGGGCACCACGCCGCGATCGACTACAACGTCATCCCGGCCGCCACCTTCACCCACCCGGAGATCGCCAGCGTCGGCCTCACCGAGGCCCAGGCGGTCGAGGCGGGCCACGAGGTGGTCGCCGCCAAGTTCCCGTTCGCCGCGCTCGGCCGGGCGCAGAGCTACGGCGACACCGAGGGCTTCCTGAAGATCGTCGCCGGCAAGAAGTACGGCGAGGTGCTGGGCGTGCACATCATCGGCCCGTCGGCCAGCGACCTGATCACCGAGGGCGCCCTCGCCATGGCTCTGGAAGCCACCCTCGACGAACTCGCCGAGACCATCCACGCGCACCCGACCCTGGGTGAGATCGGCATGGAGGCGGCGATGGCCGCGCTGGGCCTGCCGATCCACGTCGCGCCGCCGAAGAAGCGCTGA
- a CDS encoding dihydrolipoamide acetyltransferase family protein, with amino-acid sequence MTEIQMPRLSDTMEEGVISTWRKNVGDQVSRGEVMAEIETDKAIMELEAYDDGVLEKILVEAGATVPIGTPIAVLGDGSGAAAQAAPAPAAPAAPAEPAASTPAPSAPVAPAEQGAKPKASPLAKAVAREKGVDLATVQGTGPGGRIIRADIEAAAAAAPSAPAAPAAPAAAPVVSNEDVEEVPLSNIRKVTAKRLTESKQQAPHFYLTSAIDVTELVAFRANLNERLQAAGGPKVSINDLIVKAVATALRANPAVNVSFAGDKMLQHKRIHLGVAVAIENGLVVPVIRDADRKSVSEIAAESREKAGRAREGKLKLDEMSGGTFSISNLGMFGIEQFSAVINPPEAAILAVGAARDEVQVRDGEFVARKILRVTLSADHRAVDGAVGAAFLQQLTGLLEDPIRIIA; translated from the coding sequence ATGACTGAGATTCAGATGCCGAGGCTCTCCGACACGATGGAGGAGGGCGTCATCTCGACCTGGCGTAAGAACGTCGGCGATCAGGTCAGTCGCGGCGAAGTGATGGCCGAGATCGAGACCGACAAGGCCATCATGGAGCTGGAGGCATACGACGACGGGGTGCTGGAGAAGATCCTCGTCGAGGCCGGCGCGACGGTGCCGATCGGCACCCCGATCGCGGTCCTCGGCGATGGCTCCGGTGCCGCGGCGCAAGCCGCTCCGGCTCCGGCCGCTCCGGCCGCGCCCGCTGAGCCCGCCGCTTCGACTCCCGCGCCGTCCGCGCCGGTTGCTCCTGCCGAGCAGGGCGCGAAGCCGAAGGCGTCGCCGCTGGCCAAGGCGGTCGCCCGGGAGAAGGGCGTGGACCTGGCGACGGTGCAGGGCACCGGCCCCGGTGGCCGGATCATCCGCGCCGACATCGAGGCCGCCGCTGCGGCCGCCCCCAGCGCTCCGGCGGCTCCGGCGGCCCCCGCCGCCGCCCCGGTGGTGTCCAATGAGGACGTCGAAGAGGTCCCGCTCAGCAACATCCGCAAGGTGACCGCCAAGCGCCTGACGGAGAGCAAGCAGCAGGCCCCGCACTTCTACCTGACCAGCGCCATCGACGTCACCGAGCTGGTGGCGTTCCGGGCGAACCTCAACGAGCGGCTGCAGGCCGCGGGCGGTCCGAAGGTCAGCATCAACGACCTGATCGTCAAGGCGGTGGCCACCGCGCTGCGCGCGAACCCGGCGGTGAACGTCTCGTTCGCCGGCGACAAGATGCTCCAGCACAAGCGCATTCACCTCGGGGTCGCGGTGGCGATCGAGAACGGCCTGGTGGTGCCGGTGATCCGCGACGCCGACCGCAAGAGCGTCTCGGAGATCGCGGCCGAGAGCCGGGAGAAGGCCGGGCGGGCCCGCGAGGGCAAGCTGAAGCTGGACGAGATGTCCGGCGGCACCTTCTCGATCTCCAACCTGGGCATGTTCGGCATCGAGCAGTTCAGTGCGGTGATCAACCCGCCGGAGGCGGCGATCCTGGCGGTCGGCGCGGCCCGCGACGAGGTGCAGGTGCGCGATGGCGAGTTCGTGGCGCGCAAGATCCTGCGCGTGACGCTGTCGGCGGATCACCGGGCGGTGGACGGCGCGGTCGGCGCGGCGTTCCTCCAGCAGCTGACCGGCCTGCTGGAGGACCCGATCCGCATCATCGCCTGA
- a CDS encoding alpha-ketoacid dehydrogenase subunit beta, producing the protein MAVITYRQALHDTLREEMLRDEDVFLIGEEIGVFEGSYKITAGLLKEFGEKRVRDTPIAEEGFVGAAVGAAMLGLRPVVELMTINFSLIALDQIVNHAAKIYGMFGGQTSVPMVLRTPGGGGQQLGATHSQNIELYYAFVPGLKVVAPSTPADAKALLLASIRDNDPVLFLENLALYNTKGEVPDVVEPAEIGKAKVSKPGTDITIIGYSRMAMVAQQVAEQLQADEGINAEVVDLRSLRPLDRETVVESVRKTGCAVIAEDDWLTYGIGAEIAASISDGAFDYLDAPVRRVAAAEVPLPYAKPLERAALPSAESLTTAVHQTLEAVGRRR; encoded by the coding sequence TTGGCCGTCATCACCTATCGCCAAGCGTTGCACGACACGCTTCGCGAGGAAATGCTCCGCGATGAGGACGTGTTCCTCATCGGCGAGGAAATCGGGGTCTTCGAAGGCTCCTACAAGATCACCGCCGGGTTGCTCAAGGAATTCGGCGAGAAGCGGGTGCGCGACACCCCGATCGCCGAGGAGGGCTTCGTCGGCGCCGCGGTCGGCGCGGCCATGCTCGGCCTGCGACCGGTCGTGGAGCTGATGACGATCAACTTCTCGTTGATCGCGCTGGATCAGATCGTCAACCACGCCGCCAAGATCTACGGCATGTTCGGCGGGCAGACCAGCGTGCCGATGGTGCTGCGCACCCCGGGCGGCGGTGGCCAGCAGCTGGGTGCCACGCACTCGCAGAACATCGAGCTGTACTACGCGTTCGTGCCGGGTCTGAAGGTCGTCGCGCCGAGCACCCCGGCCGACGCCAAGGCCCTGCTGCTGGCGTCCATCCGGGACAACGACCCGGTGCTGTTCCTGGAGAATCTCGCGCTGTACAACACCAAGGGCGAGGTTCCGGACGTCGTCGAGCCCGCCGAGATCGGCAAGGCGAAGGTGTCCAAGCCGGGCACCGACATCACCATCATCGGCTACTCGCGGATGGCGATGGTCGCCCAGCAGGTCGCCGAGCAGTTGCAGGCCGACGAGGGCATCAACGCCGAGGTCGTGGACCTGCGCAGCCTGCGGCCACTGGACCGCGAGACCGTGGTTGAATCCGTGCGCAAGACCGGCTGTGCCGTGATCGCCGAGGACGACTGGCTGACCTACGGCATCGGCGCGGAGATCGCGGCGTCGATCTCCGACGGCGCATTCGACTACCTGGACGCCCCGGTGCGCCGGGTCGCGGCGGCCGAGGTGCCGTTGCCCTACGCAAAACCGCTGGAGCGCGCCGCGTTGCCCTCCGCCGAATCCCTGACCACTGCCGTCCACCAGACGCTGGAGGCGGTCGGCCGCCGCCGCTGA
- a CDS encoding DsbA family protein produces MPKNNNPLTRKSWLSTNLILTITVIIVAVLVFGGVLLFSRSGNNNTSSGGQTVAAEVLRKPDSHVLLESPGNKVTVVEFLDYQCPACHQYYEALTKQVEKDYAGKITFITRNFPLSIHPLARPAAQAAEAAGVQGKFKEMYHALYDNYAAWALTPDGQSTSSDEARARGAFDQYARQLGLDVAKFHQDMNSPQVNAKIDGDSADAQRAGAEGTPTIFINGKQFNPGNVQTVQQLNDAFRARVDEEQAK; encoded by the coding sequence ATGCCGAAGAACAATAATCCGCTGACCAGGAAAAGCTGGCTGTCCACGAACCTCATTCTCACCATCACGGTGATCATCGTCGCCGTCCTGGTGTTCGGCGGCGTGCTGTTGTTCAGCCGGAGCGGCAACAACAACACCAGTTCGGGAGGCCAGACGGTGGCGGCCGAGGTGCTACGCAAGCCGGACAGCCACGTGCTGCTCGAGTCGCCCGGCAACAAGGTCACGGTGGTGGAATTCCTCGACTACCAGTGCCCGGCCTGCCACCAGTACTACGAGGCGTTGACCAAGCAGGTCGAGAAGGACTACGCGGGCAAGATCACGTTCATCACCCGCAACTTCCCGCTGAGCATTCACCCGCTGGCCCGGCCCGCCGCGCAGGCCGCCGAAGCCGCCGGGGTGCAGGGCAAGTTCAAGGAGATGTATCACGCCCTGTACGACAACTACGCGGCCTGGGCACTGACGCCCGACGGGCAGAGCACCAGCAGCGACGAAGCCAGGGCGCGCGGGGCGTTCGACCAGTACGCCCGGCAGCTCGGCCTGGACGTCGCGAAGTTCCACCAGGACATGAACTCGCCGCAGGTCAACGCCAAGATCGACGGCGACAGCGCGGACGCGCAGCGGGCTGGCGCGGAGGGCACGCCGACGATCTTCATCAACGGCAAGCAGTTCAACCCGGGCAACGTGCAGACCGTCCAGCAGCTCAACGACGCCTTCCGCGCCAGGGTCGACGAGGAGCAGGCGAAGTGA
- the pdhA gene encoding pyruvate dehydrogenase (acetyl-transferring) E1 component subunit alpha yields the protein MAQTATRTKPATRGTTKPRRGSVRRGGRFAGESPELLQDYFYEMTLIRRFEERAAQGYTQAKIGGYCHLNLGEEATVVGLMRALRKTDLLFTNYREHGYAIAKGIEPGRVMAELYGRTTGTSKGWGGSMHMFDVEAGLLGGYGIVGGQIPLATGAALAIDYRGGDQVVMCQMGDGTTNIGAFHEALNIAALWNLPVVFVVINNKLGMGTTVDKSSAESELYKRASAYRMHGERVDGNDVLAVRDAASRLVEQARETGRPALLEAVSERLKGHSVVDPAKYRSEESVEQAKQADPVANFRAELIEAGILDEDAAVEIERKAQAEADAAVAFADDSPHPDPSTLFDYTYATPVANDSRRLPADPVF from the coding sequence ATGGCACAGACTGCCACCCGCACCAAACCGGCCACCCGCGGCACCACCAAGCCGCGCCGCGGCTCGGTACGCCGCGGCGGCCGGTTCGCCGGCGAATCGCCCGAGCTCCTGCAGGACTATTTCTACGAGATGACCCTGATCCGCCGCTTCGAGGAGCGCGCGGCCCAGGGCTACACGCAGGCCAAGATCGGCGGCTACTGCCACCTCAACCTCGGTGAGGAGGCCACCGTCGTCGGCCTGATGCGCGCGCTGCGCAAGACCGACCTGCTGTTCACCAACTACCGCGAGCACGGCTACGCGATCGCCAAGGGCATCGAGCCCGGCCGGGTGATGGCCGAGCTGTACGGCCGCACCACCGGCACCTCCAAGGGCTGGGGCGGCTCGATGCACATGTTCGACGTGGAGGCGGGGCTGCTCGGCGGCTACGGCATCGTCGGCGGCCAGATCCCGCTGGCCACCGGCGCCGCGCTGGCCATCGACTACCGCGGCGGCGACCAGGTCGTGATGTGCCAGATGGGCGACGGCACCACCAACATCGGGGCCTTCCACGAGGCGCTGAACATCGCCGCGCTGTGGAACCTGCCGGTGGTGTTCGTGGTGATCAACAACAAGCTCGGGATGGGCACCACGGTCGACAAGTCCTCCGCCGAGTCGGAGCTGTACAAGCGCGCCTCGGCTTACCGGATGCACGGCGAGCGGGTGGACGGCAACGACGTGCTGGCCGTCCGCGACGCGGCGAGCCGACTCGTCGAGCAGGCCCGCGAGACCGGCCGTCCGGCGTTGCTCGAAGCGGTCAGCGAGCGGCTGAAGGGCCACTCGGTGGTCGACCCGGCGAAGTACCGCAGCGAGGAATCGGTGGAGCAGGCCAAGCAGGCCGATCCGGTGGCGAACTTCCGGGCCGAGCTGATCGAGGCGGGCATCCTGGACGAGGACGCCGCGGTGGAGATCGAGCGCAAGGCCCAGGCCGAGGCCGACGCGGCGGTCGCCTTCGCCGACGACAGCCCGCACCCGGACCCCTCGACGCTGTTCGACTACACCTACGCCACCCCGGTGGCCAACGACTCGCGGCGCCTGCCGGCCGACCCGGTTTTCTGA
- a CDS encoding EI24 domain-containing protein — translation MSSFLAGTRTLGTGFGIILRNPRLLLLGALPALISAVLLLGGLAALIYYSADLVTWLTPFAANWGDFARRALRILLGVALIGAATLLGSVSFIAVTLLIGGPFYEHIAEQAEKQLGLDTSDDGAGLVRQFGRGVRDSLKLAGITLIGAILVFGIGFIPVAGQLAAPVLGALLGAWVIGLEMVGLVFQRRGLRLGDRHRALWQRRAMALGFGLPTYLLCLVPVAQLVVIPSAVVGGTLLAHRALGPVAHSA, via the coding sequence ATGAGTTCGTTCTTAGCCGGAACCCGCACGCTCGGCACCGGTTTCGGCATTATCCTGCGCAATCCGAGGCTGCTGTTGCTCGGCGCGCTACCGGCGCTGATCAGTGCCGTGCTCCTGCTGGGCGGGCTTGCGGCCCTGATCTACTACAGCGCCGATCTGGTCACCTGGCTGACGCCGTTCGCGGCAAACTGGGGTGACTTCGCCCGCCGGGCCTTGCGCATCCTGCTGGGCGTCGCGCTGATCGGCGCCGCCACGCTGCTGGGGTCGGTGTCGTTTATCGCCGTCACGCTGCTGATCGGCGGACCGTTCTACGAGCACATCGCCGAGCAGGCCGAGAAGCAGCTGGGCCTGGACACCTCCGACGATGGCGCCGGTCTCGTGCGCCAGTTCGGGCGGGGCGTGCGAGATTCGCTGAAGCTGGCGGGCATCACGCTGATCGGGGCGATCTTGGTGTTCGGCATCGGGTTCATCCCGGTTGCCGGGCAGCTCGCGGCCCCGGTGCTGGGCGCGTTGTTGGGCGCGTGGGTGATCGGCCTGGAGATGGTCGGGTTGGTGTTCCAGCGGCGCGGGCTGCGACTCGGCGACCGGCACCGGGCGCTGTGGCAGCGGCGGGCGATGGCGCTCGGCTTCGGGCTGCCGACCTACCTGTTGTGCCTGGTCCCGGTCGCTCAGCTCGTGGTGATCCCGTCGGCGGTCGTCGGCGGCACGTTGCTGGCGCACCGGGCGCTGGGGCCGGTTGCCCATTCGGCCTAG
- a CDS encoding vitamin K epoxide reductase family protein — translation MTAVQEADPAPVDVPAPTAAPRGLGWLCVVGGAIGLASSFALTMEKLLKLANPGYVPTCSINPIISCGSVMDSAQAAVFGFPNPLIGVAAFPVVVTVGAAVLAGFRPPRWFWLGMQAGTTLAVAFIHWLIVQSLYEIGALCPYCMIVWVVTISLFWYTTLHNLTMGRFGGGRSVGVALGRFHSLVLAVWYLVIVALILQAFWDYWTSLV, via the coding sequence GTGACGGCCGTCCAGGAGGCAGATCCGGCCCCGGTCGACGTACCGGCCCCGACCGCCGCGCCGCGCGGCCTGGGCTGGCTGTGCGTCGTGGGCGGCGCGATCGGGTTGGCCAGCTCATTCGCGCTGACCATGGAGAAACTGCTGAAGCTGGCCAATCCCGGCTACGTGCCGACCTGCAGCATCAACCCGATCATCTCGTGTGGTTCGGTCATGGACAGCGCCCAGGCCGCGGTGTTCGGCTTCCCGAATCCGCTGATCGGGGTGGCGGCGTTCCCGGTGGTGGTCACCGTCGGCGCGGCGGTGCTGGCCGGGTTCCGGCCGCCGCGCTGGTTCTGGCTGGGGATGCAGGCCGGGACCACCCTCGCCGTCGCCTTCATCCACTGGCTGATCGTGCAGAGCCTCTACGAGATCGGCGCGCTGTGCCCGTACTGCATGATCGTGTGGGTCGTGACGATCTCGCTGTTTTGGTACACGACCCTGCACAACCTCACGATGGGCCGCTTCGGCGGCGGGCGATCCGTCGGCGTGGCGCTGGGCCGGTTCCACAGCCTCGTGCTCGCGGTGTGGTATCTGGTGATCGTGGCCCTGATCCTGCAGGCGTTCTGGGACTACTGGACCAGTCTGGTGTAG
- the ligD gene encoding non-homologous end-joining DNA ligase translates to MNDPLRLLDDAERGRLRSWPGGTWQEPALATLTHRRFSDPDWVFERKLDGARVIAGCDGDRPVLWSRNHKRVDAAYPEIIDALAAQGTDRFVLDGEMVAFEGDQTSFARLQKRIHLTDPRAARRTGVPVYYYVFDLIAFGGVDLTRLSLRTRKRLLRDCFDFTDPLRFSAHRTGNGEEFYREACRRGWEGLIAKRADQPYRSGRTRDWLKFKCVADQEFVIGGYTDPKGSRFGFGALLVGYYRESKLRYAGKVGTGYDERTLRELRDRLDELSRHGSPFADPVPERGAHWVEPELVAEIGFTEWTDDGKLRHPRFSGLRNDKRPQDVVREA, encoded by the coding sequence ATGAACGATCCGTTGCGCCTGCTCGACGATGCCGAACGCGGCCGGCTGCGATCCTGGCCCGGCGGGACCTGGCAGGAGCCCGCCCTGGCGACGCTGACGCACCGCCGGTTCTCCGACCCGGACTGGGTCTTCGAGCGCAAGCTGGACGGGGCGCGGGTGATCGCCGGTTGCGATGGGGACCGGCCGGTGCTGTGGTCACGCAACCACAAGCGGGTCGACGCGGCCTACCCGGAGATCATCGACGCGCTCGCCGCCCAGGGCACCGACCGGTTCGTGCTGGACGGCGAGATGGTCGCCTTCGAAGGCGACCAGACGAGTTTCGCGCGGCTGCAAAAGCGCATCCACCTGACCGATCCGCGGGCGGCCCGGCGGACCGGGGTGCCGGTCTACTACTACGTGTTCGACCTGATCGCCTTCGGCGGCGTGGACCTGACGAGGCTGTCGCTGCGAACCCGCAAACGCCTGCTGCGCGATTGCTTTGACTTCACCGATCCGCTGCGGTTCAGCGCGCACCGTACCGGAAACGGCGAAGAGTTCTACCGCGAAGCCTGCCGGCGCGGTTGGGAAGGGCTGATCGCCAAGCGCGCCGACCAGCCCTACCGCAGCGGGCGCACCCGCGATTGGCTTAAGTTCAAATGCGTCGCCGACCAGGAATTCGTCATCGGCGGCTACACCGACCCCAAGGGATCGCGGTTCGGTTTCGGCGCGTTGCTGGTGGGCTACTACCGGGAATCGAAGCTGCGCTACGCCGGCAAGGTCGGCACCGGGTACGACGAGCGGACGCTGCGAGAGCTGCGCGATCGGCTGGACGAGCTGAGCCGCCACGGCTCGCCGTTCGCCGACCCGGTGCCCGAACGCGGCGCGCACTGGGTGGAGCCGGAGCTGGTCGCGGAGATCGGATTCACCGAATGGACCGACGACGGCAAGCTGCGCCACCCGAGGTTCTCGGGACTGCGCAACGACAAACGCCCACAGGACGTGGTCCGGGAGGCCTAG
- a CDS encoding PucR family transcriptional regulator: protein MSKGAWGRAVSFQVVVADPADSAAALARARLDDVPALTERLMAAIFTDNPEWTDYSPVQKEDLWEGCRQYLERILQILSGAVAGPDGDDVAAAIGRRRAEQGVPLEVMLRTFRLGGRIAWEALVDQAHQDGADPDSVLGVATSIWTVIDGLSSTLSTSYRNTELERLRRDDQRRHALVEDLLSGRARDIAFAQRTAKELDLPTGGLYLVIVADTTSDGGFALRGQQDALSALHFRSVWQVRADSLVGLVALEQRNKNVALDALRPLARGRVAVSPSVRGLAEVGLAHQLALTTMGTSSYGAAELVTLEERFPEALLVQSPDLAQRMLESQLGPVLELPVKEREMLLDTLTAWLEENCSTANAAVRLHCHRNTVLNRLHRITSLIGQPLYGRTAYVSLSLALSALRLRDGLRD from the coding sequence GTGAGCAAGGGCGCTTGGGGTCGAGCGGTATCGTTTCAGGTTGTGGTAGCTGATCCTGCCGATTCCGCCGCCGCGCTGGCCAGGGCGCGGCTCGATGACGTTCCCGCCCTCACCGAGCGGCTGATGGCGGCCATCTTCACCGACAACCCGGAATGGACCGACTACAGCCCGGTCCAGAAGGAAGACCTCTGGGAGGGCTGCCGGCAGTACCTCGAACGCATCCTGCAGATCCTCAGCGGCGCGGTGGCCGGGCCGGACGGCGACGACGTGGCGGCCGCGATCGGCCGCCGCCGCGCCGAGCAGGGCGTGCCGCTGGAGGTGATGCTGCGGACGTTCCGGCTGGGCGGCCGGATTGCCTGGGAGGCGCTGGTCGATCAGGCCCACCAGGACGGTGCCGACCCCGACTCGGTGCTGGGCGTTGCGACGTCGATCTGGACGGTCATCGACGGGTTGTCCTCGACGCTGTCGACGTCCTATCGCAACACCGAGTTGGAGCGACTGCGCCGCGACGACCAGCGGCGCCACGCACTGGTGGAGGACCTGCTCTCGGGTCGCGCGCGGGACATCGCGTTCGCGCAGCGCACCGCGAAGGAACTCGACCTGCCCACCGGCGGGCTGTACCTGGTGATCGTCGCCGACACGACCAGCGACGGCGGTTTCGCGCTGCGCGGGCAGCAGGATGCCTTGAGCGCCTTGCACTTCCGCTCGGTCTGGCAGGTGCGCGCTGACTCGCTGGTGGGACTAGTGGCGCTGGAGCAGCGGAACAAGAACGTCGCGTTGGACGCGCTGCGACCGCTGGCGCGGGGCCGCGTCGCCGTGTCGCCGTCGGTCCGCGGCCTCGCGGAGGTGGGGTTGGCCCACCAACTCGCCCTCACCACGATGGGCACTTCGTCGTACGGGGCGGCGGAACTGGTGACCTTGGAGGAACGCTTCCCCGAGGCATTGTTGGTGCAGTCCCCGGATCTGGCGCAGCGAATGCTGGAGTCGCAGTTGGGCCCGGTGCTGGAGTTACCGGTCAAGGAGCGCGAAATGCTGCTCGACACCCTGACGGCCTGGCTGGAGGAGAACTGCTCGACGGCCAACGCCGCGGTCCGCCTGCACTGCCACCGGAACACGGTCCTCAACCGCCTGCACCGGATCACGTCCCTGATCGGCCAGCCGCTCTACGGCCGCACGGCCTACGTGTCGCTTTCGCTGGCCTTGTCGGCGCTGCGCCTTCGCGACGGCCTCCGCGACTAG